Sequence from the Methanomassiliicoccus sp. genome:
GTGAGCATGGGCTCCGAGCTCAAAGGCTACGAGTTCATAGAGTCGGACACATCGTGGTTAAGGCCTAACCGGCCGCGGGTGTACACGGACACGCTGAAGCACGGCCTGACCGCCTTGATAATCGTCCCCGAGGAGTTCTACCTGGATGTAAGGATGAAGATTTATGCCGTCATGGGCAGGGACGAACCCAAGGTCCTCAGCTACGACAGCATGGGAATCACCCTGATGCCGCGCCCTTCATGAAGTCAGGAGCAAACATTGAAGATAGAACGGCCTGATATGGCGTGAGTCAGGTGGATGGGATGCGATCAGTAGCGAAGAGCATACCTTCCGGGGTGGCCGATTTCGACTCCATAATCAAGGGAGGATTCCCCCTCGGTTCGGTGGTATTACTCGTAGGTGAGCTAGGCGCGGGCCAGATGGAGTTCGCGCTGACCTCGGCGGCCAAGCTGTCGATGGTGAAGGAGAGGCCGGATACCGCCGCCTTCGTCCTCGGCGCCGGCCGGGAGTCCAGGCTGCCGGACAAGATATGCTACATCACTTTCTCCCGCTCCCGGGACGAGGTCCTGGACGAGCTCAGGGAGGCGTTCAACGAAGACTTCTTCAATGCCTTCGAGAGGACGGTGCAGTTCAAGGACTTCTCTTCCGCTTACTTCCGCAAGACCCTGGTGCCGCGGTCCTGGGCCGGCGAGTCCGCCTCCCTATTCTCCAGCGATCCCGTCAACGACAACGTGCTGGAGGGCCTGGTCAGCTACCTGGACGAGAACGCGCCCGGGTCAATGATAATAATCGACTCCCTCACCGACCTGGTGGTCAGCGCCAACATCGAGATCGCTGACCTGGTGGCGGTGCTGAGGGGCATGCAGAGAGTGTCCAAGAAGTGGGGCGGGGTGGTGTACCTGGTTCTCACAAACAACGTGCTCGAGGAGCGCAAGCAGAAGATGATCATGGACTCGGTGGACGGGTCCCTGATCTTTGAGTGGAGCCGTTACCAGAACTCGTCCAAGCGGCAGCGTTACATGTACGTGGAGAAGTTC
This genomic interval carries:
- a CDS encoding recombinase RecA, which produces MRSVAKSIPSGVADFDSIIKGGFPLGSVVLLVGELGAGQMEFALTSAAKLSMVKERPDTAAFVLGAGRESRLPDKICYITFSRSRDEVLDELREAFNEDFFNAFERTVQFKDFSSAYFRKTLVPRSWAGESASLFSSDPVNDNVLEGLVSYLDENAPGSMIIIDSLTDLVVSANIEIADLVAVLRGMQRVSKKWGGVVYLVLTNNVLEERKQKMIMDSVDGSLIFEWSRYQNSSKRQRYMYVEKFISLLPHLDKERIARFATVVTAQSGLVVIDTERIG